From Capra hircus breed San Clemente chromosome 1, ASM170441v1, whole genome shotgun sequence, the proteins below share one genomic window:
- the LOC102168202 gene encoding olfactory receptor 5K3-like, producing the protein MTEDNLSLTTEFILIGFTVYPELKTLLFLVFFTIYLITMVGNLGLVALIVTEHRLHTPMYIFLGNLALMDSCCSCAITPKMLQNFFSKDRMISLYECMAQFYFLCLAETADCFLLAAMAYDRYVAICKPLQYHTMMSKKLCIQMTTGAYIAGNLHSMIHIGFLFRLTFCRSHQINHFFCDVLPLYRLSCADPYINELMIFIFSGSVQVFSIIIVIISYLFILFTIFKMKSRKGKGKALSTCASHFVSVSIFYGSLLFMYIRPNSVNDKDKDIPLAIFYTLVIPLLNPFIYSLRNKEVINVMKKIMKKT; encoded by the coding sequence atgacagaggataaccTCTCCTTGACAACTGAATTTATCCTCATAGGATTTACAGTTTATCCAGAGCTGAAGACCCTTCTGTTTCTGGTGTTCTTTACCATCTATCTGATCACCATGGTGGGAAATCTTGGCCTGGTGGCATTGATAGTTACAGAGCATCGTCTTCACACACCAATGTACATCTTCCTGGGGAATCTCGCTCTGATGGATTCCTGTTGTTCTTGTGCCATTACCCCCAAGATGCTACAGAACTTCTTTTCAAAAGACAGAATGATTTCCCTCTATGAATGTATGgcacaattttattttctctgccttGCTGAAACTGCAGACTGCTTTCTTTTGGCAGCAATGGCCTATgatcgctatgtggccatctgcaaacCACTGCAGTACCACACTATGATGTCAaagaaactctgcattcagatgaccACAGGGGCCTACATAGCTGGAAACCTGCATTCCATGATTCACATTGGATTTTTATTTAGGTTAACTTTCTGTAGATCTCATCAAATCAATCACTTTTTTTGTGATGTTCTTCCATTATATAGACTCTCCTGTGCTGACCCTTATATCAATGAATTgatgatatttatcttttcagGGTCAGTTCAAGTATTCTCTATTATCATTGTAATAATCTCTTATCTTTTCATCCTTTTCacgatttttaaaatgaaatccagaaaaggaaaaggaaaagcctTATCTACTTGTGCATCCCACTTTGTCTCTGTCTCAATATTCTATGGTTCTCTTCTCTTCATGTATATTAGACCAAATTCAGTTAATGACAAAGATAAAGATATACCTCTTGCTATTTTTTATACACTAGTTATTCCTTTGTTAAATCCTTTCATTTACAGTCTAAGAAATAAGGAAGTAATAAATgttatgaaaaaaattatgaagaaaacaTAA
- the LOC102191555 gene encoding olfactory receptor 5K3-like, whose product MTEDNHSLTTQFILIGFTNHPELKTLLFQVFFTIYLITMVGNLGLVALIVTEHRLHTPMYIFLGNLALMDSFCSSAITPKILENLFSKDRMISLYECMAQFYCLCLAETTDCFLLAAMAYDRYVAICKPLQYHTMMSKKLYIQMTTGAYIAGNIHPTIHVGFLFRLTFCKSHQINHFLCDVLPLYRHSCVDPYINELMIFIFAGSVLVFTIATVIISYLFILFTIFKMKSKEGKGKALSTCASHFVSVSIFYGSLLFMYVRPNSVNDEDKDIPVAIFYTLVIPLLNPFIYSLRNKEVINAMKKIMKNL is encoded by the coding sequence ATGACTGAGGATAACCACTCCTTGACAACACAGTTTATCCTGATAGGATTTACAAATCATCCAGAGCTGAAGACCCTTCTGTTTCAGGTGTTCTTTACCATCTATCTGATCACCATGGTGGGGAATCTTGGCCTGGTGGCATTGATAGTTACAGAGCATCGTCTTCACACACCAATGTACATCTTCTTGGGTAACCTTGCACTGATGGATTCCTTTTGTTCCAGCGCCATTACCCCGAAGATACTAGAGAACCTTTTTTCTAAAGACAGAATGATTTCCCTCTATGAATGCATGGCACAATTTTATTGTCTCTGCCTTGCTGAAACTACAGATTGCTTTCTCCTAGCAGCAATGGCCTATgatcgctatgtggccatctgcaaacCACTGCAGTACCACACTATGATGTCAAagaaactctacattcagatgacCACAGGGGCCTACATAGCTGGAAACATTCATCCCACAATTCATGTAGGGTTTCTGTTTAGGTTAACTTTCTGTAAGTCTCATCAAATCAATCACTTTTTGTGTGATGTCCTTCCATTATACAGACACTCTTGTGTGGATCCTTATATCAATGAATTGATGATATTTATCTTTGCAGGGTCAGTTTTAGTCTTCACTATTGCCACAGTAATAATCTCttacctttttattcttttcacaatTTTCAAGATGAAGTCCAAAGAGGGAAAAGGCAAAGCCTTATCTACCTGTGCATCCCACTTTGTCTCTGTCTCAATATTCTATGGTTCCCTTCTTTTCATGTATGTTCGACCAAATTCAGTTAATGACGAAGATAAAGATATACCTGTTGCTATTTTTTATACTCTGGTGATTCCCTTGTTAAACCCATTTATTTATAGCCTAAGAAATAAGGAAGTCATAAATGctatgaaaaaaattatgaagaatTTATAA